Proteins found in one Mytilus edulis chromosome 2, xbMytEdul2.2, whole genome shotgun sequence genomic segment:
- the LOC139510721 gene encoding uncharacterized protein yields the protein MCLLSYAGFLRFSELVNLRGIDIKIYSTHANLYLAKSKTDIYREGRDVVISRTNLVTCPVCMLERYLKLASITSNSDEFIFRSVNFCKSDNSYKLRSTGPLSYTRAREILLSSLQSIGLYVKKFGLHSLRSGGASAAAAAGVEDRLFKKHGRWKSDTAKDGYVKESLKDRLSVTNNIGI from the coding sequence ATGTGTTTATTAAGCTATGCAGGTTTTTTAAGGTTTTCAGAACTAGTTAATTTGAGAGGTATCGATATAAAGATTTATTCTACACATGCAAATTTATATTTGGCGAAGAGTAAAACTGATATTTACAGAGAAGGGAGGGATGTGGTTATTTCTAGAACTAATCTTGTAACTTGTCCTGTCTGTATGCTAGAACGATATCTCAAATTAGCTAGTATTACATCAAATTCTgatgaatttatttttagatcCGTTAATTTTTGTAAGTCTGATAATTCTTATAAACTTAGAAGTACAGGTCCGTTGTCATACACGAGAGCTCGGGAAATACTACTTTCAAGTTTACAGAGTATAGGcttatatgtaaaaaaatttggACTGCATAGTCTCCGATCAGGAGGGGCATCGGCTGCTGCAGCGGCTGGTGTAGAGGACAGATTGTTCAAAAAGCATGGTCGGTGGAAAAGTGACACGGCAAAAGACGGTTATGTTAAAGAGTCTTTGAAGGATAGACTGTCTGTAACAAATAATATTGGGatttaa
- the LOC139511091 gene encoding uncharacterized protein yields MSPVIGNITRIMTRYCYMSIESRMSWDSYLVLESKSFVISELKFWLDNIANVNFKTLNQYSQSHVMVLSDASSIAAGACTVELESKNFHTMWKSTEMLESSTWRELKAIELALMSYQHALAGNFLKWLTDNQNCVRIIQAGSMKEQLQDIAISIFSICLQKGISINIQWIPRGENSKADYISKITDYEDWGVSEFFYTFINDLWGPHTVDRFASSRNTKLERFNSLFWNVNTEAVDCSTQNWSGENNWIVPPIYLVLRAIKHVIACKARSTLIVPKWISATYWPFIFDENMNYRDYISDVIEFKNTSDIFRVGRWKQNSDISDELSTLKARLPEYCLSSRSLNTRKKYQYAFNAFCKWTKIHNITPLPSSDYTVSLYLIHISQNAKSASKINEEIYAISWAHKLAEFNNPCTSELVTFVNEGAQRKLGHFITKKDPITPDILRKVVHTYGHLNSNLKDLRTVCMCLLSYAGFLRFSELVNLRGIDIKIYSTHANLYLAKSKTDIYREGRDVVISRTNLVTCPVCMLERYLKLASITSNSDEFIFRSVNFCKSDNSYKLRSTGPLSYTRAREILLSSLQSIGLYVKKFGLHSLRSGGASAAAAAGVEDRLFKKHGRWKSDTAKDGYVKESLKDRLSVTNNIGI; encoded by the exons ATGTCTCCTGTGATCGGAAATATTACTAGAATAATGACAAGATATTGCTATATGTCTATTGAAAGTAGAATGTCATGGGATAGTTATTTAGTTTTAGAAAGTAAAAGTTTTGTGATATCAGAATTAAAGTTCTGGCTTGATAACATTgcaaatgtaaattttaaaacattaaatcaatataGTCAGTCACATGTAATGGTATTATCTGATGCTAGCAGCATAGCTGCTGGAGCATGTACAGTAGAGTTGGAAAGTAAAAATTTTCACACTATGTGGAAATCAACTGAAATGTTAGAGAGTTCCACGTGGAGGGAACTAAAGGCCATAGAATTGGCGTTGATGTCTTATCAACATGCATTAGCtggaaattttttaaaatggctaACTGATAATCAAAATTGTGTCAGAATTATTCAAGCAGGAAGCATGAAAGAACAACTGCAAGATATAGcaatttccattttttctatttgtttacaAAAGGGAATCTCCATTAACATACAATGGATTCCGAGAGGTGAAAATTCGAAAGCTGATTATATCAGTAAAATCACTGATTATGAAGACTGGGGAGTTTCAGAATTTTTCTATACTTTTATTAACGACCTTTGGGGTCCTCACACAGTCGATCGTTTTGCTAGTTCTCGTAacacaaaattagaaagatttaaCTCTTTATTCTGGAATGTAAATACAGAAGCTGTAGACTGTTCTACTCAGAATTGGTCTGGTGAAAACAATTGGATTGTACCACCTATTTACTTAGTATTGAGAGCTATAAAACATGTAATTGCTTGTAAAGCTAGAAGTACTTTAATTGTACCAAAATGGATATCTGCGACCTATTGGCCTTTCATTTTTGatgaaaatatgaattacagagaTTACATATCTGatgttattgaatttaaaaatacaagTG atatttttcgaGTTGGTAGATGGAAACAGAATTCAGATATTTCGGATGAACTTTCTACATTGAAAGCTAGACTACCAGAGTACTGCTTGAGCTCACGTTCTCTGAACACTCGTAAAAAGTACCAGTATGCATTTAATGCTTTCTGTAAGTGGACTAAAATACATAATATTACTCCATTACCTTCATCTGATTATACAGTTTCTCTATATTTGATTCACATTTCACAGAATGCAAAATCGGCAAGCAAgataaatgaagaaatatacGCCATTAGCTGGGCACATAAACTGGCTGAATTTAATAATCCTTGTACATCTGAATTAGTAACGTTTGTAAACGAAGGAGCACAGAGAAAATTGGGACATTTTATCACTAAGAAAGATCCTATTACACCAGACATTTTGCGAAAGGTTGTTCATACTTATGGTCATCTTAATAGTAATCTTAAAGACTTAAGAACTGTTTGTATGTGTTTATTAAGCTATGCAGGTTTTTTAAGGTTTTCAGAACTAGTTAATTTGAGAGGTATCGATATAAAGATTTATTCTACACATGCAAATTTATATTTGGCGAAGAGTAAAACTGATATTTACAGAGAAGGGAGGGATGTGGTTATTTCTAGAACTAATCTTGTAACTTGTCCTGTCTGTATGCTAGAACGATATCTCAAATTAGCTAGTATTACATCAAATTCTgatgaatttatttttagatcCGTTAATTTTTGTAAGTCTGATAATTCTTATAAACTTAGAAGTACAGGTCCGTTGTCATACACGAGAGCTCGGGAAATACTACTTTCAAGTTTACAGAGTATAGGcttatatgtaaaaaaatttggACTGCATAGTCTCCGATCAGGAGGGGCATCGGCTGCTGCAGCGGCTGGTGTAGAGGACAGATTGTTCAAAAAGCATGGTCGGTGGAAAAGTGACACGGCAAAAGACGGTTATGTTAAAGAGTCTTTGAAGGATAGACTGTCTGTAACAAATAATATTGGGatttaa